In Chryseobacterium gleum, a single genomic region encodes these proteins:
- the aroB gene encoding 3-dehydroquinate synthase, which produces MITILNDNFSQLNEFLHERSFSKIFILVDENTHEYCLPVLLGNMETDLGFEILEIEAGEEMKNIQTANQLWEILTEMKADRKALVINLGGGVITDMGGFVASTYKRGIQFINIPTTLLSMCDASIGGKTGIDLMHYKNMVGTFAFPEQIFILPKFLETLPFKELRSGFAEMLKHGLIADKNHWDQLIQIRKLEVETVIPLIQTSMHIKQNVVDQDFHEQNIRKTLNFGHTIGHAVESLCLQQENPILHGEAVAMGMIAEAHLAFLENLISEEDSKMIIENIQRYYPYLDISDFKDEDITALLLNDKKNTDSKINFSLLSGIGSCTYDHQCSQKNIIESIAFYRKLNDA; this is translated from the coding sequence ATGATAACAATATTAAACGATAATTTTTCACAGCTCAACGAGTTTCTTCACGAGAGATCTTTCAGTAAAATTTTTATTCTTGTAGATGAAAACACCCATGAATACTGCCTTCCTGTTCTTTTAGGAAATATGGAAACTGATCTTGGCTTTGAAATTTTAGAGATTGAGGCCGGAGAGGAAATGAAAAATATCCAGACAGCCAATCAGCTTTGGGAAATTCTTACGGAGATGAAAGCAGACAGGAAGGCATTGGTTATCAACCTTGGTGGCGGTGTCATTACGGATATGGGCGGATTTGTTGCATCTACTTATAAAAGAGGAATTCAGTTCATCAATATCCCCACTACCCTTTTATCCATGTGTGATGCTTCCATAGGAGGAAAAACGGGGATCGATCTGATGCATTATAAAAATATGGTAGGAACTTTTGCTTTTCCTGAGCAGATTTTCATTTTGCCTAAATTCCTGGAAACATTACCATTTAAAGAATTAAGAAGCGGTTTTGCTGAAATGCTGAAGCATGGATTAATTGCCGATAAAAACCATTGGGACCAGCTGATTCAGATCCGTAAACTGGAAGTGGAAACCGTAATTCCGCTTATTCAGACTTCAATGCATATTAAGCAAAATGTTGTAGATCAGGATTTCCATGAGCAGAATATCAGAAAAACACTTAATTTCGGACATACGATTGGCCATGCTGTGGAAAGCCTATGTTTACAGCAGGAAAATCCTATTCTTCATGGTGAAGCTGTAGCTATGGGAATGATCGCTGAAGCTCATCTGGCATTTCTTGAAAACCTTATTTCTGAAGAAGATTCAAAAATGATCATTGAAAACATCCAGAGATACTACCCATATCTTGATATCAGTGATTTTAAAGATGAAGATATCACAGCATTATTACTGAATGATAAAAAGAATACGGACAGTAAAATCAATTTTTCCCTGCTTTCAGGAATCGGTTCTTGTACCTATGACCATCAGTGCAGCCAGAAAAACATAATTGAATCAATAGCTTTTTATAGAAAACTGAACGATGCTTAA
- a CDS encoding pseudouridine synthase, with translation MSRDNNNSDRPKRPRISTKKSSDDSRASRSGNSSGSKPFKKPFSKDGGKKGPEHKGSNSRFEKKPFKRNTDSFENSNDDFGSKSERKPYITNKSESYEKKSFGKPKRGGKNFDTRDKYERGSLKYGRRPSNGDERNEDRAKSFVQKRRLNKIEKDVHKDSIRLNKYIANSGICSRREADELITQGLVEVNGKVVTEMGYQVQKTDRVVFDGQSITPEKPVYVLLNKPKGYISTTKDDKARKTVMDLVANASPYRLFPVGRLDRSTTGVILLTNDGHMTKKLTHPSFDAKKIYHVTLDKKLTGEDLRLIAEGIRLDEGVAVVDQISYIEGKPKNEVGIEIHIGWNRVIRRIFQRLGYEVEALDRVMFAGLTKKNIKRGHWRILTELEVNNLKML, from the coding sequence ATGAGCAGAGATAATAATAATTCAGACAGACCAAAGAGACCAAGAATTTCAACCAAGAAAAGTTCTGATGATTCTCGTGCTTCCAGATCTGGAAATTCTTCAGGATCAAAACCTTTTAAAAAGCCTTTTTCTAAAGACGGAGGAAAAAAAGGGCCGGAACATAAAGGATCCAACTCAAGATTTGAAAAGAAACCTTTCAAAAGAAATACCGACAGTTTCGAAAATTCCAATGATGATTTTGGTTCAAAATCTGAAAGAAAACCTTATATCACGAACAAAAGTGAGAGCTATGAGAAGAAATCTTTTGGAAAACCTAAAAGAGGCGGGAAAAATTTTGATACAAGAGATAAGTACGAAAGAGGCAGCCTGAAATATGGAAGAAGACCATCTAACGGTGATGAAAGAAATGAAGACAGAGCGAAATCTTTTGTACAGAAAAGAAGACTGAACAAAATTGAAAAAGATGTTCATAAAGACAGCATCCGTCTTAACAAGTATATCGCTAATTCCGGGATCTGCAGCAGAAGAGAAGCTGATGAACTGATTACCCAGGGGCTGGTAGAAGTGAACGGAAAGGTGGTAACTGAAATGGGTTATCAGGTACAGAAAACAGACAGGGTAGTTTTTGACGGACAAAGCATTACGCCTGAAAAACCTGTATATGTACTTTTGAATAAGCCAAAAGGTTATATTTCCACTACAAAAGACGACAAAGCAAGAAAAACAGTTATGGATCTTGTAGCCAATGCTTCTCCTTACAGACTTTTCCCGGTTGGAAGACTGGACCGTTCTACAACAGGAGTTATCTTATTGACTAACGACGGGCACATGACGAAAAAACTGACACACCCATCTTTTGACGCCAAAAAGATTTATCATGTAACATTGGATAAAAAGCTTACCGGTGAAGATTTACGTCTTATAGCAGAAGGTATTCGTCTTGATGAAGGTGTAGCTGTTGTTGATCAGATTTCTTATATTGAAGGAAAACCAAAGAATGAAGTAGGAATTGAAATACACATCGGATGGAACCGTGTTATCAGAAGAATTTTCCAAAGATTAGGTTACGAAGTGGAAGCTTTGGACAGAGTGATGTTTGCAGGCTTAACGAAGAAAAACATCAAGAGAGGACATTGGAGAATCCTTACAGAACTGGAAGTGAACAATCTTAAAATGCTTTAA
- the pncA gene encoding bifunctional nicotinamidase/pyrazinamidase — protein MKKALIIVDVQNDFCEGGALAVPGASEIIPYINLLMEENEYDQIVLTQDWHPAGHKSFASSNGRKVGESIILNGVPQFMWPDHCIQGTFGAEFHKDLNRDKVTHIVQKGKNIEIDSYSGFQDNNHFMKTGLDDFLKYHDIQLVEIVGLALDYCVKFTALDAVANGYVTCLHFNGTRAVNVKPDNARDAIYEMIEKGVTVLG, from the coding sequence ATGAAAAAAGCGTTAATAATAGTCGATGTACAGAATGATTTTTGTGAAGGCGGAGCACTTGCGGTCCCTGGAGCCAGCGAAATTATTCCATACATCAATCTCCTGATGGAGGAAAATGAATATGACCAGATTGTTCTGACTCAGGACTGGCATCCCGCGGGTCATAAAAGCTTTGCAAGCAGTAATGGAAGAAAGGTAGGAGAAAGTATTATTTTAAATGGAGTTCCACAGTTTATGTGGCCGGATCACTGCATCCAGGGAACTTTCGGTGCAGAGTTCCATAAAGATCTGAACAGGGACAAAGTAACCCACATCGTACAGAAAGGGAAAAATATTGAAATAGACAGCTACAGCGGTTTCCAGGATAATAACCATTTTATGAAAACCGGTTTGGATGACTTTTTAAAATATCATGACATTCAATTGGTAGAAATCGTAGGGTTGGCATTAGATTATTGTGTGAAATTTACTGCGTTGGATGCTGTTGCCAACGGTTATGTAACTTGTCTGCATTTCAACGGTACACGTGCTGTTAACGTAAAACCGGACAATGCCAGGGATGCCATCTATGAAATGATTGAAAAAGGCGTAACCGTTTTAGGGTAA
- a CDS encoding DEAD/DEAH box helicase translates to MSFESLGLSHNIIRSVNKLGYLKPFPIQEQAVPVILQGKDLMGIAQTGSGKTACFVMPILEKLQNADVKKGRNIQVLILVPTRELAIQIDEVFKAFTGNLKREIRTMAVYGGVSINPQMKGMFGVEVLIATPGRLLDLIDHNALSISGIRHLVIDEADKMFQLGFGEEMNKLFALMPVVKQTTLFSATLNDKVAEMKEKLSINPVIIEIKKEEVEIENIEQLAYHVAPENKGPFLRYLIKEKKVEKALIFVSSTRSADNLVEKLKKNKIKAVAIHSQKSQGARRNNLEEFKVNGAQILVATDLIGRGIHIESLPCVINYELPRSPLDYIHRIGRTGRANEKGTAISILTDDELQHFRVIQKKMGKKVTLQRTEGIDLHGY, encoded by the coding sequence ATGTCATTTGAATCGTTAGGATTATCACACAATATTATTCGTTCTGTCAACAAACTGGGGTATTTAAAGCCATTCCCGATCCAAGAGCAGGCTGTGCCTGTGATTTTACAAGGGAAAGATCTTATGGGAATTGCACAGACAGGTTCCGGGAAAACGGCTTGTTTTGTGATGCCGATTTTAGAAAAGCTTCAGAATGCAGACGTTAAAAAAGGACGTAATATTCAGGTATTAATATTAGTTCCTACCAGGGAATTAGCGATTCAGATTGACGAAGTGTTCAAAGCTTTTACAGGAAATCTGAAAAGAGAAATCCGTACAATGGCAGTTTACGGTGGGGTTTCTATAAATCCACAGATGAAGGGGATGTTTGGAGTGGAAGTTCTGATAGCAACACCCGGACGTTTATTGGACCTGATTGACCATAATGCTTTGAGTATTTCCGGAATCCGGCATCTGGTAATTGATGAAGCGGATAAAATGTTTCAGTTAGGTTTTGGGGAAGAAATGAATAAACTTTTTGCTCTGATGCCTGTCGTAAAACAAACGACTTTGTTTTCGGCTACACTAAATGATAAGGTGGCTGAAATGAAAGAGAAGTTGTCTATTAATCCTGTCATCATTGAAATTAAAAAAGAAGAAGTCGAAATTGAGAATATTGAGCAGCTGGCCTACCATGTTGCTCCTGAAAATAAAGGCCCTTTTTTACGGTATCTGATCAAAGAAAAGAAAGTTGAAAAAGCTTTGATCTTCGTTTCATCTACGAGATCTGCGGATAACCTGGTGGAAAAGCTTAAAAAGAATAAAATTAAGGCTGTGGCTATTCACAGCCAGAAGTCTCAGGGAGCAAGAAGAAATAATCTGGAAGAATTTAAAGTAAACGGAGCGCAGATTCTGGTTGCTACAGATTTGATCGGTCGTGGAATTCATATCGAATCCCTGCCATGTGTTATCAATTATGAATTGCCACGTTCTCCTTTGGATTATATTCACCGTATCGGAAGAACCGGCCGTGCCAATGAAAAGGGAACGGCAATCAGCATTCTTACTGATGATGAGTTACAGCATTTCAGAGTAATTCAAAAGAAAATGGGTAAGAAAGTAACTTTACAAAGAACAGAAGGAATTGATCTGCATGGTTATTAA
- a CDS encoding YfiT family bacillithiol transferase — MSDLEKKKFPIGQFEAPENICDTTLDTYIKVIKDFPGRLKNLIEHFTDEQLDTPYREGGWTVRQLVNHLSDSHMNSFIRFKLALTEDNPTIKPYDEAKWAELQDSFHMPVKPAMRMLKGTHQRWVVLLKSLTNKQFERTFHHPEHNKNYNLRESLALYVWHCNHHFAHIENLKIEKGW, encoded by the coding sequence ATGAGCGATTTAGAGAAGAAAAAGTTTCCAATAGGGCAGTTTGAAGCCCCTGAAAATATTTGTGATACTACATTGGACACTTACATTAAAGTTATCAAAGACTTTCCCGGCAGGCTGAAAAATCTCATTGAACATTTTACCGACGAGCAGCTGGATACTCCTTACAGGGAAGGCGGCTGGACTGTCAGACAGCTTGTCAACCATCTTTCAGACAGTCATATGAACAGCTTTATCCGTTTTAAACTGGCCCTTACTGAAGATAATCCTACCATAAAACCTTATGATGAAGCAAAATGGGCAGAGCTTCAGGATAGTTTTCATATGCCGGTAAAACCTGCTATGAGAATGCTGAAAGGAACACACCAGAGATGGGTTGTTCTTCTTAAAAGCCTTACGAACAAACAGTTTGAAAGAACATTTCATCATCCCGAACATAACAAAAACTATAATTTAAGAGAAAGTCTTGCTTTATACGTCTGGCACTGTAATCATCATTTTGCCCATATTGAAAATCTGAAGATAGAAAAAGGTTGGTAA